The following nucleotide sequence is from Mycobacterium sp. Z3061.
AGCAAGCCGTGATCAACGCGCTGGTAGGCGCCGGCCTGGACCGCAAGGACATCCGCACCACCAACGTCAGTCTGCAGCCGCAGTACGCCAAGCCCGAGTCGGCCGGGACCGCCACCATCGCCGGCTACCGCGCCGACAACGCCATCGAGATCAAGATCCACCCGACGGACGCGGCGTCGAAGCTGCTGGCCCTGGTCGTCAGCACGGGTGGCGATGCCACCCGGATCAGCTCCGTCCACTACTCGATCGCCGACGACTCGCAGCTGGTCAAGGACGCGCGGGCGCGCGCCTTCGACGACGCGAAGAACCGCGCCCAGCAGTACGCCCAGCTCTCCGGCCTGAGCCTGAGCAAGGTGCTGTCCATCTCGGAAACTTCCGGTTCGGCGTACGCGCCCGGGCCACAACCGGCACCGCGCGAGTCGATGGCGCCGCTCGAACCCGGCCAGCAGACGGTCAGCTTCTCGGTGACCGCGGTGTGGGAGCTGAACTAGTTACTGATAGACCCGCGGGTCCAGGGTCCCGATGTAGGACAGGTCGCGGTAGCGCTCGTCGTAGTCCAGGCCGTAGCCGACCACGAAATCGTTGGGAATGTCGAAGCCCACGTAGGTGATGTCGACGTTGGCGCCCACCGCTTCGGGCTTACGCAGCAGCGTGCACACCCGCAGCGAACGTGGATGACGGCTGGTCAGGTTGCGCAACAACCACGACAG
It contains:
- a CDS encoding SIMPL domain-containing protein, yielding MPIPNRFRRLTAAAAAGVALLTVSACDSHNAAPSPSTNPRQVTVVGSGQVQGVPDTLTADVAIEFTAADVTTAMNQTNERQQAVINALVGAGLDRKDIRTTNVSLQPQYAKPESAGTATIAGYRADNAIEIKIHPTDAASKLLALVVSTGGDATRISSVHYSIADDSQLVKDARARAFDDAKNRAQQYAQLSGLSLSKVLSISETSGSAYAPGPQPAPRESMAPLEPGQQTVSFSVTAVWELN